In Monodelphis domestica isolate mMonDom1 chromosome 4, mMonDom1.pri, whole genome shotgun sequence, one DNA window encodes the following:
- the LOC100016646 gene encoding vesicle-associated membrane protein 4, whose protein sequence is MPPKFKRHLNDDDVTGSVKSERRNLLEEDSDEEEDFFLRGPSGPKFGPRNDKIRHVQNQVDEVIDVMQENITKVIERGERLDELQDKSESLSDNATAFSNRSKQLRRQMWWRGCKMKAIMALVAVILLLVIIIPIVLKYRS, encoded by the coding sequence ATGCCTCCTAAATTCAAGCGCCACCTAAATGATGATGATGTCACTGGCTCTGtgaaaagtgaaaggagaaatCTTTTGGAAGAAGATTCAGATGAGGAAGAGGATTTTTTCCTGAGGGGCCCATCTGGACCAAAATTTGGACCCCGGAATGACAAAATCAGGCATGTACAGAATCAGGTGGATGAAGTAATTGATGTCATgcaagagaatattacaaaagtgattgaaagaggagagagactggATGAGCTACAAGACAAATCAGAAAGCTTATCAGATAATGCAACAGCTTTTAGTAACAGATCTAAACAGCTTCGAAGGCAAATGTGGTGGCGTGGATGCAAAATGAAGGCCATCATGGCTCTGGTTGCTGTTATCCTTTTGCTGGTGATTATCATTCCTATTGTCCTGAAATATCGGTCTTGA